A single genomic interval of Phaeodactylum tricornutum CCAP 1055/1 chromosome 5, whole genome shotgun sequence harbors:
- a CDS encoding predicted protein, with translation MALEYEWWEYFLIPWIAGAVGYLTNVLALQMTFYPIEFFGIELFRLKDEPWGLFGWQGIIPTKAEKMASISFELMTTRLFNIKDIFHRLDPRRFSEIMEDSVLLMMDSIIQEVANEYMPSVWKSLPKEVKDDVVLTADQECGVFLTEFMQDMQDHVDDVVDIKHMTVTACVANKHLIVKIFQECGEQEFIFIRKSGFYFGFLFGCIQMGVWFFYSAAWVLPAAGFLVGWVTNYLALKVIFSPLEPRKIFGFEIQGIFLKRQHEVSATFARVVITEILHVKAIWEAIFTGPLSANFFAMLRAHTLVLTDKLVAEIKPLAVAAMGADQFARMKEDIAQKVIDNLPNIIDQRTTSSRI, from the exons ATGGCGTTAGAATACGAATGGTGGGAGTACTTTTTGATTCCGTGGATTGCGGGGGCAGTTGGTTACCTAACTAACGTCCTTGCGCTGCAAATGACTTTTTATCCGATAGAGTTTTTCGGCATCGAATTATTCCGACTCAAAGATGAACCGTGGGGCTTGTTTGGCTGGCAAGGCATCATTCCTACCAAGGCCGAAAAAATGGCGTCAATCAGTTTCGAACTCATGACAACTCGGCTATTCAATATCAAAGATATCTTTCATCGCCTGGACCCACGACGATTCAGCGAAATCATGGAAGACTCGGTACTGCTAATGATGGATTCTATTATTCAGGAGGTTGCGAACGAATACATGCCGTCGGTGTGGAAATCGTTACCGAAGGAAGTCAAGGATGATGTCGTGCTGACAGCCGATCAAGAATGCGGGGTATTTTTGACCGAGTTTATGCAAGATATGCAGGACCATGTCGACGACGTGGTGGACATCAAGCATATGACGGTTACAGCCTGCGTCGCGAACAAACATTTGATCGTCAAGATCTTTCAAGAATGCGGCGAACAAGAGTTCATATTCATCCGAAAGAGTGGGTTCTACTTTGGTTTCCTATTTGGTTGCATTCAAATGGGCGTTTGGTTTTTCTATTCGGCCGCATGGGTACTACCTGCTGCGGGTTTTTTGGTCGGCTGGGTAACAAACTACCTTGCGCTGAAAGTCATCTTTTCACCACTCGAACCGCGCAAGATTTTTGGGTTCGAAATCCAAGGCATTTTCCTTAAGCGGCAGCACGAAGTTTCTGCCACGTTTGCCCGCGTGGTAATTACCGAAATCCTTCACGTCAAGGCCATCTGGGAAGCGATCTTCACTGGGCCCTTGTCGGCAAACTTTTTTGCCATGCTCCGGGCGCATACACTCGTGTTGACGGACAAGCTCGTTGCGGAAATCAAACCCCTTGCCGTCGCTGCCATGGGCGCCGACCAGTTCGCCCGCATGAAAGAGGACATCGCCCAAAAGGTAATCGACAACTTACCCAACATCATTGATCAAA GAACTACCTCCAGCCGAATTTGA
- a CDS encoding dolichyl pyrophosphate Glc1Man9GlcNAc2 alpha-1,3-glucosyltransferase (Involved in the synthesis of N-linked glycans in ER-Golgi network. Transfers the first two of three terminal glucosyl residues to the nascent dolichol phosphate-linked core oligosaccharide, which is composed of 3 glucoses, 9 mannoses, and 2 N-acetylglucosamines.), which translates to MDRVSRSSRSSLTQRITPEQDQTALRAPAATGFCLWVVSTCVKILLFPAYRSTDFLVHRHWKALTRTLPLEEWYFDDRHVDTVHTLDYPPGFALWESAWANLYQGFVDWLLPSMGMFDDGDSCLQLLADERIQQDPDVISSTCVAYLRSTVVASDLLLWIGAYAVASACGSAQSRPFWTVFLLITLHPGLLWLDHVHFQYNGMLLGWLLLSVGCLMHGNQCNTGKGLAFHAWHLAAAVSFAVLLAMKHLYLTLSLWYFAYLLRRYCFVKDKFSWFRLTSLGLVTFTTLLAPFLPFLWTAYTSTSMTMTAQLHQIISRLFPFSRGLVHDYWAGNLWAIYATSQKVGAAVGITIPTPIPLLVFLLLILGLIPGSVYAWKAARLRCNYLLLLSLSYSTWASFLLAYHVHEKAIMTTLLPLTLCQFLDGLFGVCHFVSGP; encoded by the exons ATGGATCGGGTTTCGAGGAGTAGCCGCTCTTCTTTGACCCAACGCATTACACCGGAACAAGACCAAACAGCGTTACGCGCTCCAGCTGCGACTGGCTTCTGTCTTTGGGTTGTTTCCACGTGTGTTAAGATATTACTCTTTCCAGCATACCGTAGTACAGATTTTCTAGTCCATCGGCATTGGAAAGCCTTAACGCGAACGCTTCCACTCGAAGAATGGTATTTCGATGATCGGCATGTGGATACCGTGCATACCCTCGATTATCCACCCGGCTTTGCCCTGTGGGAGAGCGCTTGGGCCAACCTTTACCAAGGCTTTGTAGATTGGCTGCTTCCTTCCATGGGAATGTTTGATGATGGTGATTCGTGCCTGCAGCTACTCGCCGATGAAAGGATACAGCAGGATCCAGACGTGATTTCGTCTACTTGTGTGGCGTACTTACGATCGACAGTGGTTGCTAGCGATCTACTCTTGTGGATAGGCGCCTACGCGGTTGCCAGTGCATGCGGTTCGGCACAAAGCAGACCGTTCTGGACCGTATTTCTACTCATCACTCTGCATCCTGGATTGCTGTGGTTGGATCACGTGCATTTCCAATACAACGGTATGCTCCTGGGATGGTTGTTGCTTTCCGTTGGCTGCCTGATGCACGGCAATCAGTGCAACACCGGAAAGGGTCTGGCGTTTCACGCTTGGCACCTCGCGGCGGCAGTCTCGTTTGCGGTACTACTAGCAATGAAGCATTTGTATCTGACGTTGAGTCTGTGGTACTTTGCGTATCTATTGCGAAGATATTGCTTTGTAAAGGACAAATTTTCATGGTTTCGGTTGACCTCTTTGGGCCTGGTGACGTTCACTACACTGCTCGCGCCTTTCCTACCCTTTTTGTGGACCGCATACACGTCCACATCGATGACCATGACCGCCCAGCTGCATCAAATCATATCCCGTCTCTTTCCGTTTAGCCGTGGGTTGGTACACGATTATTGGGCAGGCAATCTTTGGGCCATTTATGCCACGTCCCAAAAAGTCGGAGCAGCCGTCGGAATTACAATTCCCACCCCGATACCTTTACTCGTTTTTTTGCTCTTGATCTTGGGTTTAATACCAGGTTCCGTGTACGCCTGGAAGGCGGCAAGGTTACGATGCAACTACTTGCTGCTACTCTCTTTAAGCTACTCTACCTGGGCTTCTTTCTTGCTGGCCTACCACGTCCACGAAAAGGCCATTATGACTACTCTTTTGCCGCTGACGTTATG TCAATTTCTAGATGGGCTTTTTGGTGTGTGTCACTTTGTCTCGGGACCATGA
- a CDS encoding formyltetrahydrofolate deformylase (Formyltetrahydrofolate deformylase most similar to the Cyanobacteria enzyme. Catalyzes 10-formyltetrahydrofolate+H2O =formate+tetrathdrofolate. Also involved in the one carbon pool by folate pathway), translated as MGAFRHSSSLQRVAKQLGDRATLRVLGPDRKGIVAACSDLLNRHGCSIVSSEHYTDYSATPHSMLFQRILFDPEGLRDRSEVKTKVQELERKFGVKTKIDWRDKSPKVAVLVSKHDHCLWELLLRQQAKELDCEIPLIISNHENLRHVADTFQIPYYVFPVTPETKLEQEQAQLALIEAHDIDVIVLARYMQVLSKHFLSRYADSQIINIHHSFLPAFLGGRAYHQAHDRGVKLIGATAHYATLDLDQGPIIAQDVVAVSHRDGPHDFVRKGRGLERNVLVRALQAHLDQCVLVYNTKCVVFSD; from the coding sequence ATGGGGGCGTTTCGTCATTCTTCTTCCTTACAGCGCGTGGCGAAACAGTTAGGCGATCGAGCAACGCTCCGTGTTCTGGGCCCCGACCGCAAAGGCATCGTTGCGGCATGCTCAGACTTGCTGAACCGACACGGATGCTCCATTGTATCGTCCGAACACTACACAGACTATTCCGCCACCCCGCACAGCATGCTCTTCCAAAGGATACTGTTTGATCCGGAAGGCCTACGGGATCGTTCGGAGGTTAAGACGAAAGTACAAGAGCTCGAGCGCAAGTTTGGAGTGAAAACCAAAATCGACTGGCGAGACAAGAGTCCGAAAGTGGCAGTTTTGGTTTCAAAGCACGACCATTGCCTCTGGGAGTTACTGTTACGACAGCAGGCGAAGGAATTGGATTGCGAAATACCACTGATAATTTCTAATCACGAAAATCTGCGGCACGTTGCCGACACCTTTCAGATACCCTACTACGTTTTCCCCGTCACTCCCGAAACCAAACTGGAACAAGAGCAAGCTCAATTGGCCTTGATTGAAGCGCACGATATTGACGTGATTGTACTTGCACGATATATGCAAGTTTTATCAAAACATTTTTTATCACGCTACGCCGATTCCCAAATCATTAACATTCATCACTCCTTTTTGCCGGCTTTTCTGGGTGGTCGTGCTTACCATCAAGCACACGACCGGGGTGTCAAATTGATCGGCGCCACGGCGCATTACGCCACTCTGGATTTGGATCAAGGTCCCATTATTGCACAAGATGTAGTAGCTGTGTCCCATCGAGATGGTCCGCATGACTTTGTCCGCAAAGGACGAGGCTTGGAACGCAACGTTCTTGTCAGGGCGCTGCAGGCGCATTTGGATCAATGTGTTCTCGTGTACAACACCAAGTGTGTGGTCTTTAGTGATTAG